Proteins from one Ramlibacter sp. PS4R-6 genomic window:
- a CDS encoding SDR family oxidoreductase codes for MADKPAARETAEKQRQIQREQDAKDERKKQAGEKDDKPDKAVQAGTRKQPEPPLEEPHHAKPGIEASMTIKPRFDAPDYKGSGKLEGKVAIITGGDSGIGRSVAVLFAREGADVAVVYLSSHEDAGETKRWVEKEGRRCVLIPGDVKDSKFCKEAVERTVKDLGGLDILVNNAAFQEHAESLADITDERLEETFRTNIFGYFYMARAALPHLKPGASIINTSSVVSLRGSAELLDYSSTKGAINGFTLSLAENLIEKGIRVNAVAPGPVWTPLNPADRDADSIKDFGKKTVFKRPAQPEELAPAYVFLAAPVCSSYITGTILPVTGQIGT; via the coding sequence ATGGCAGACAAACCCGCGGCCCGCGAGACGGCCGAGAAGCAGCGCCAGATCCAGCGCGAGCAGGACGCGAAGGACGAACGGAAGAAACAGGCCGGCGAGAAGGACGACAAGCCCGACAAGGCCGTGCAGGCGGGTACGCGCAAGCAGCCCGAACCGCCGCTGGAGGAGCCGCACCACGCCAAGCCCGGCATCGAAGCGTCGATGACGATCAAGCCGCGCTTCGACGCCCCCGACTACAAGGGCAGCGGCAAGCTCGAAGGCAAGGTGGCGATCATCACGGGCGGCGACTCGGGCATCGGCCGTTCGGTCGCCGTGCTGTTCGCGCGCGAGGGCGCCGACGTCGCGGTCGTGTACCTCAGCTCGCACGAAGACGCCGGGGAGACGAAGCGCTGGGTCGAGAAGGAGGGCCGCCGGTGCGTGCTGATCCCCGGCGACGTGAAGGACTCGAAGTTCTGCAAGGAAGCCGTGGAGCGGACCGTGAAGGACCTTGGGGGCCTCGACATCCTGGTGAACAACGCCGCCTTCCAGGAGCACGCCGAGTCGCTCGCGGACATCACCGACGAGCGCCTGGAAGAGACCTTCCGCACCAACATCTTCGGCTACTTCTACATGGCGCGTGCCGCGCTGCCGCACCTCAAGCCCGGCGCGAGCATCATCAACACGAGCTCGGTCGTCTCGCTGCGCGGCAGCGCCGAACTGCTGGATTACTCGTCGACCAAGGGCGCGATCAACGGCTTCACGCTGTCGCTCGCCGAGAACCTCATCGAGAAGGGCATCCGCGTGAACGCCGTGGCGCCCGGCCCGGTGTGGACGCCGCTCAATCCCGCGGACCGCGACGCCGATTCCATCAAGGACTTCGGCAAGAAGACGGTGTTCAAGCGCCCCGCGCAACCGGAGGAGCTTGCGCCGGCGTACGTGTTCCTCGCGGCCCCGGTGTGTTCCAGCTACATCACCGGCACCATCCTGCCGGTGACGGGGCAGATCGGCACGTAG
- a CDS encoding alpha/beta fold hydrolase: MPQLHFLREGRGPTIVLSHALGCDLSMWDEAAAELARGFTVLRYDHRCHGRSEVVAGPFRIEDLADDAAELIRRETDGPVHFVGLSMGGMVAQQVAVRHPELVTSVVVANSSSRYDDTARGMWRARIETALNLGMAAIADAVLPRWFTSAWSRDPANQPRIAQLRGVVERTDPRAYAACCEAISRIDFFASNPLIACPALVIAGTHDESTPISMSHAICNAISGAELATLPAAHLSAVERPEEFAGLVAGFISRI, translated from the coding sequence ATGCCGCAGCTGCATTTCCTCCGCGAAGGGCGCGGGCCGACGATCGTGCTGTCGCACGCGCTCGGCTGCGACTTGTCGATGTGGGACGAAGCCGCGGCCGAACTGGCGCGCGGCTTCACCGTGCTGCGCTACGACCACCGCTGCCACGGCCGCTCCGAGGTCGTTGCGGGCCCGTTCCGCATCGAGGACCTGGCGGATGACGCCGCCGAGCTGATCCGCCGCGAAACCGACGGGCCCGTGCACTTCGTCGGGCTGTCGATGGGCGGCATGGTGGCCCAGCAGGTGGCGGTGCGCCACCCCGAGCTGGTGACCAGCGTGGTGGTCGCCAATTCGTCCAGCCGCTACGACGACACCGCGCGCGGCATGTGGCGCGCCCGCATCGAGACGGCGCTCAACCTCGGCATGGCCGCGATCGCCGACGCCGTGCTGCCGCGCTGGTTCACGTCGGCCTGGAGCAGGGATCCTGCGAACCAGCCGCGCATCGCCCAATTGCGCGGCGTGGTGGAGCGGACCGACCCGCGCGCCTATGCCGCCTGCTGCGAGGCGATTTCGCGGATCGACTTCTTCGCCAGCAACCCGCTGATCGCCTGCCCGGCGCTGGTCATCGCCGGCACGCACGACGAATCGACGCCCATCTCGATGTCGCACGCGATCTGCAACGCGATCTCGGGCGCCGAGCTCGCGACGCTGCCGGCCGCGCACCTGAGCGCGGTGGAGCGCCCGGAAGAGTTCGCGGGGCTGGTGGCCGGCTTCATCAGCCGCATCTGA
- a CDS encoding DsbA family oxidoreductase produces MKIDFVSDVSCPWCAIGLASLETALGRLGSEVKADLHFQPFELNPAMPPGGQDITEHLTQKYRTTREQQQGARDAIRERGAAVGFDFRKEGRDRIYNTFNAHRLLHWAGEEDPGKQLALKKALFKAYFTDGRSPEETEVLLDAVQAAGLPVERAREILAGDEFAKEVREQEDFYTGHGIHAVPAVIVNDRHLIQGGQPPEVFEQALRQIAAQEAAA; encoded by the coding sequence ATGAAGATCGACTTCGTCTCCGACGTCTCCTGCCCGTGGTGCGCCATCGGGCTCGCATCGCTCGAAACGGCCCTGGGCCGGCTGGGGAGCGAGGTCAAGGCGGACCTGCACTTCCAGCCCTTCGAGCTCAATCCCGCGATGCCGCCGGGCGGCCAGGACATCACCGAGCACCTGACGCAGAAGTACCGCACCACGCGCGAGCAGCAGCAGGGCGCGCGCGACGCGATCCGCGAGCGGGGCGCCGCGGTGGGCTTCGACTTCCGCAAGGAAGGGCGCGACCGCATCTACAACACCTTCAATGCGCACCGGCTGCTGCATTGGGCCGGCGAAGAAGACCCCGGCAAGCAGCTGGCGCTGAAGAAAGCGCTGTTCAAGGCTTACTTCACCGACGGCCGCAGCCCGGAGGAAACCGAGGTGCTTCTCGATGCGGTCCAGGCCGCGGGCCTGCCCGTCGAACGCGCCCGCGAGATCCTCGCCGGCGACGAGTTCGCGAAGGAAGTGCGCGAGCAGGAAGACTTCTACACCGGCCACGGCATCCATGCGGTGCCGGCGGTGATCGTGAACGACCGCCACCTGATCCAGGGCGGCCAGCCGCCCGAGGTGTTCGAACAGGCGCTGCGGCAGATCGCCGCGCAAGAGGCCGCAGCCTAA
- a CDS encoding response regulator encodes MKHAILVIDDNPDHLELTMMALGECCDPAEIATASDGVEALDYLFGRGAHAGRDTSLQPRLVILDMKLVRMHGLDVLKALRSDPRTATIPVVMHSSSTEKGDIAACYANGANSYVRKATDYDELRRKMRQVHDFWLTVNERYKPA; translated from the coding sequence ATGAAGCACGCGATCCTCGTGATCGACGACAACCCGGATCACCTCGAGCTCACGATGATGGCGCTGGGCGAGTGCTGCGATCCCGCTGAAATCGCCACCGCCAGCGACGGCGTGGAGGCGCTCGACTACCTGTTCGGGCGCGGCGCGCACGCCGGCCGCGACACCAGCCTGCAGCCGCGGCTGGTCATCCTGGACATGAAGCTGGTCCGCATGCACGGCCTGGACGTGCTGAAGGCGCTGCGCAGCGACCCGCGCACCGCCACCATCCCCGTCGTCATGCACTCGTCGTCCACCGAGAAGGGCGACATCGCGGCGTGCTACGCGAACGGCGCCAACAGCTACGTGCGCAAGGCCACCGACTACGACGAGCTGCGCCGCAAGATGCGGCAGGTGCACGACTTCTGGCTGACGGTGAACGAGCGCTACAAGCCGGCTTAG
- a CDS encoding response regulator yields the protein MALKAFVVEDNLSIRESLVEALAELAGVQTCGVASDERGATAWLTDTGNEWDIAIVDLLLERGGSGFNVLRACRGRKPQQKVVVLTATANPDVRKQCEALGSDGVFDKSMETDALIDWCVAQSGATNRK from the coding sequence TTGGCGCTCAAAGCATTCGTCGTCGAAGACAACCTGTCGATCCGCGAAAGCCTGGTGGAGGCGCTTGCGGAACTCGCCGGTGTCCAGACGTGCGGCGTGGCTTCCGACGAGCGCGGCGCGACGGCGTGGCTCACGGATACGGGCAACGAGTGGGACATCGCGATCGTCGACCTGCTGCTGGAGCGCGGGGGCAGCGGCTTCAACGTGCTGCGTGCGTGCCGCGGCCGCAAGCCGCAGCAGAAGGTGGTGGTGCTGACGGCGACGGCCAACCCGGACGTGCGCAAGCAGTGCGAGGCGCTGGGCAGTGACGGCGTCTTCGACAAATCCATGGAAACCGACGCGCTCATCGACTGGTGCGTGGCGCAATCCGGGGCGACTAACCGGAAGTGA
- a CDS encoding sensor histidine kinase: MTVQERSAATRARDGEVRALRDELQRLQAESRGKDEFLAMVAHELRAPLGAILGWVHLLARRGGEEEFQTGLEVIEQAVAVQGKLIEDLLVMSRMASDRMALELAPVDLRGVIDAAVDAVRPVAAARSMRLRKVVDTNVGPVRGDATRLRQVLSNLVNNAVKFTPERGWIEVSLQRTGGWAQVEVADNGAGIAPGFLPHVFDRFRQDPATAGQHDGLGLGLAIARHIVEMHGGEIEARSGGEGRGATFTVRLPLADSPRA, from the coding sequence ATGACGGTCCAGGAACGATCGGCCGCGACGCGCGCACGCGACGGCGAGGTGCGCGCCTTGCGCGACGAGCTGCAACGCCTGCAGGCCGAAAGCCGCGGCAAGGATGAGTTCCTGGCGATGGTGGCGCACGAATTGCGCGCGCCGCTGGGCGCCATCCTCGGCTGGGTCCACCTGCTTGCACGGCGCGGCGGGGAGGAGGAGTTCCAGACGGGGCTGGAAGTCATCGAGCAGGCCGTGGCCGTGCAAGGCAAGCTCATCGAGGACTTGCTCGTCATGAGCCGCATGGCGTCCGACCGCATGGCGCTGGAGCTCGCGCCGGTGGACCTGCGCGGCGTGATCGATGCGGCGGTGGATGCCGTGCGGCCCGTGGCCGCCGCCAGGAGCATGCGCCTGCGCAAGGTCGTGGACACGAACGTCGGGCCCGTGCGCGGCGATGCGACGCGGCTGCGGCAGGTGCTGTCGAACCTGGTGAACAACGCCGTGAAGTTCACGCCCGAGCGCGGCTGGATCGAGGTGTCGCTGCAGCGCACCGGCGGCTGGGCGCAGGTGGAGGTGGCCGACAACGGCGCCGGCATCGCGCCCGGCTTCCTGCCGCACGTCTTCGACCGCTTCCGGCAGGACCCCGCGACGGCGGGACAGCACGACGGCCTCGGGCTGGGCCTGGCGATCGCGCGCCACATCGTCGAGATGCACGGCGGCGAGATCGAGGCGCGCAGCGGCGGCGAGGGCCGCGGCGCCACCTTCACGGTGCGCCTCCCGCTCGCCGATTCGCCGCGCGCCTGA
- a CDS encoding Hsp20/alpha crystallin family protein: MANQVQTSGQPREPREQPAVVPPVDVFEDESGITLLADLPGVSRDRLGVRVDGDTLTLEATAALEGPIEMELIYNEAPFPSYRRSFTLSRELDTSRIDASLKDGVLRLSIPKLEEAKPRRIEVRVG, translated from the coding sequence ATGGCGAACCAGGTCCAGACTTCCGGGCAACCGCGCGAGCCGCGTGAACAGCCCGCCGTCGTTCCCCCGGTGGACGTCTTCGAGGACGAGTCGGGCATCACGCTGCTGGCGGACCTTCCCGGCGTCTCGCGCGACAGGCTCGGCGTGCGCGTGGATGGCGACACGCTGACGCTGGAGGCGACGGCGGCCCTCGAGGGGCCCATCGAGATGGAGCTCATCTACAACGAGGCTCCCTTCCCCTCGTACCGGCGCAGCTTCACGCTGAGCCGCGAACTCGACACCTCGCGCATCGACGCGAGCCTGAAGGACGGCGTGCTGCGGCTGTCGATCCCGAAACTCGAGGAGGCGAAGCCCCGGCGGATCGAAGTGCGCGTGGGCTGA
- a CDS encoding Hsp20/alpha crystallin family protein: MMNPSSRPAAEIFSELNRLQGLLDTMFRPSERSSIRAAAGAAFPVMNVGATPGSIEVLAFAPGIDPARLEITVDRGLLAIAGERTSQVPEPDPVTVYAQERFAGPFRRVVSLPDDADPAKVDATYRDGILRISVARRESSKPRRIEVN; the protein is encoded by the coding sequence ATGATGAACCCGTCATCCAGGCCTGCTGCGGAGATCTTCTCGGAACTCAACCGCCTGCAGGGCCTCCTCGACACGATGTTCCGGCCGTCCGAGCGGTCGAGCATCCGCGCCGCCGCCGGCGCCGCCTTCCCCGTGATGAACGTCGGCGCGACGCCCGGCTCGATCGAGGTGCTGGCCTTCGCGCCGGGCATCGACCCGGCGCGGCTGGAGATCACGGTCGACCGCGGCCTGCTCGCCATCGCCGGCGAGCGCACGAGCCAGGTGCCGGAGCCCGACCCCGTGACCGTGTACGCGCAGGAGCGCTTCGCCGGCCCGTTCCGGCGCGTCGTGAGCCTGCCGGACGACGCGGACCCGGCCAAGGTGGACGCGACCTACCGCGACGGCATCCTGCGCATTTCCGTAGCCCGGCGCGAATCGAGCAAGCCGCGCCGCATCGAAGTCAATTGA
- a CDS encoding sulfite exporter TauE/SafE family protein → MDATVLIVVVGAALAGFVQGLSGFGFGLTAMSVWAWALEPRLAAALAVFGGMCGQLIAVFSVRRGFDLKRLAPFVLGGLAGLPIGLWLLPRLDVPLFKTVLGAFLLVVCPLMLVAERLPKVTHGGRIADAAAGAAGGVMGGLGGFTGVVPTLWCTLRGYEKDAQRSIIQNFNLSMLCVTFASYLATGILHASQLPLLAVVLPAMVVPSLLGARLYARISQEAFRRVVLGLLAASGAALLVSGAPAVLAGGP, encoded by the coding sequence ATCGACGCCACCGTCCTCATCGTCGTCGTCGGCGCGGCCCTCGCCGGCTTCGTGCAGGGCCTTTCGGGATTCGGCTTCGGGCTGACGGCCATGTCGGTGTGGGCGTGGGCGCTGGAGCCGCGCCTGGCCGCCGCGCTGGCGGTGTTCGGCGGCATGTGCGGGCAGCTCATCGCGGTGTTCTCGGTGCGGCGCGGCTTCGACCTGAAGCGGCTCGCACCCTTCGTGCTTGGCGGGCTCGCCGGGCTGCCCATCGGCCTGTGGCTGCTGCCGCGGCTCGACGTGCCGCTGTTCAAGACGGTCCTCGGCGCCTTCCTGCTCGTCGTGTGCCCGCTGATGCTGGTCGCGGAGCGCCTGCCCAAGGTGACGCACGGCGGGCGCATCGCGGACGCCGCCGCCGGCGCGGCGGGCGGCGTGATGGGCGGCCTCGGCGGCTTCACCGGCGTCGTGCCGACGCTGTGGTGCACCTTGCGCGGCTACGAGAAGGACGCGCAGCGCTCCATCATCCAGAACTTCAACCTGTCGATGCTGTGCGTCACCTTCGCGAGCTACCTCGCCACGGGCATCCTGCATGCCTCGCAGTTGCCGCTGCTGGCGGTCGTGCTGCCGGCCATGGTCGTGCCCTCGCTGCTCGGCGCCCGCCTGTACGCGCGCATCAGCCAGGAGGCGTTCCGGCGCGTGGTGCTGGGGCTGCTGGCGGCTTCCGGGGCAGCCTTGCTGGTTTCCGGGGCGCCCGCCGTGCTCGCCGGCGGCCCTTGA
- the gcvP gene encoding aminomethyl-transferring glycine dehydrogenase gives MLMPSARPLGELENPSEFIPRHIGIEEADEKLMLSAIGEASRRALIDSIVPRSIARRDAMKLPPPASEAQALAELKAIASKNSVYKSFIGQGYYGTYTPGVILRNILENPAWYTAYTPYQAEISQGRMEALVNFQTMVCDLTGMAIANASMLDEATAAAEAMTLARRSVRSKSNRFIVAGDAHPQTIEVIQTRAKPLDIEVVLANSAEEWDKALQGEYFAVFAQYPATSGQIHDMRADVPVVHGKQAAFIVAADLLALTLIVPPGEWDVDIVCGTTQRFGMPMGAGGPHAAYLACRDDFKRSLPGRLVGVSVDVHGNPAYRLALQTREQHIRREKATSNICTAQVLPAVIASMYAVYHGPQGLKRIAQRVASYTAILAKGLEQLGYAPRLQHGAFDTISLQTGEETKQLVARGHSLKANLRISWEGFISISLDETTTRADLELLWKIFAKPNQKLPEVAKFEKGVDSLIPEQLRRTSGFLAHPVFNTHHSETGMLRYIRSLSDKDLALDRSMIPLGSCTMKLNATSEMIPITWPEFAHVHPFAPADQLQGYAQLDSLLREWLCQATGYAGISLQPNAGSQGEYAGLLAIKAFHESKGQGHRNVCLIPSSAHGTNPASAQMVGMHVVVTACDANGNVDMADLRAKCEQHKDDLACVMITYPSTHGVFEMQVKELCEMVHKHGGRVYVDGANMNALVGVAAPGEFGGDVSHLNLHKTFCIPHGGGGPGVGPVCVVEDLVPFLPGHETGGVKSHGVGAVSAAPLGNAAVLPISWMYCRMMGAEGLKLATETAILSANYISARLRDHYPTLYASENGHVAHECILDLRPLKETSGVTAEDVAKRLIDYGFHAPTLSFPVAGTLMVEPTESETLDELDRFIAAMIAIREEIRRVERGEWPQGDNPLKHAPHTAAALLKGEWKHAYPRDAGAAVLDERRHAKYWPPIGRVDNVYGDRNLFCSCVPLAAYED, from the coding sequence ATGCTGATGCCTTCCGCCCGCCCGCTCGGCGAGCTCGAGAACCCTTCCGAATTCATCCCGCGCCACATCGGCATCGAGGAGGCCGACGAGAAGCTGATGCTCTCGGCGATCGGCGAGGCTTCGCGCCGCGCGCTGATCGACAGCATCGTGCCGCGCTCGATCGCGCGCCGCGACGCCATGAAGCTGCCGCCCCCGGCGAGCGAGGCGCAGGCGCTGGCGGAGCTGAAGGCCATCGCCTCGAAGAACAGCGTCTACAAGAGCTTCATCGGCCAGGGCTACTACGGCACCTACACGCCGGGCGTGATCCTGCGCAACATCCTGGAGAACCCGGCCTGGTACACCGCCTACACGCCCTACCAGGCCGAGATCAGCCAGGGCCGCATGGAAGCGCTGGTGAACTTCCAGACCATGGTGTGCGACCTGACGGGCATGGCGATAGCGAATGCGTCCATGCTCGACGAGGCCACGGCCGCGGCGGAGGCGATGACGCTGGCCCGCCGCAGCGTACGCAGCAAGAGCAACCGCTTCATCGTCGCCGGCGACGCGCACCCGCAGACCATCGAGGTGATCCAGACACGCGCGAAGCCGCTGGACATCGAGGTGGTGCTCGCGAACTCCGCCGAAGAATGGGACAAGGCGCTTCAAGGCGAGTACTTCGCCGTGTTCGCGCAGTACCCGGCCACCAGCGGCCAGATCCACGACATGCGCGCCGACGTGCCCGTCGTGCACGGCAAGCAGGCCGCGTTCATCGTGGCTGCCGACCTGCTCGCGCTGACGCTCATCGTCCCGCCCGGTGAATGGGACGTGGACATCGTCTGCGGCACCACGCAGCGCTTCGGCATGCCCATGGGCGCCGGCGGCCCGCACGCGGCCTACCTCGCCTGCCGCGACGATTTCAAGCGCTCGCTGCCGGGCCGCCTGGTCGGCGTGAGCGTCGACGTGCACGGCAACCCGGCGTACCGCCTGGCGTTGCAGACGCGAGAGCAGCACATCCGCCGCGAGAAAGCCACGTCGAACATCTGCACGGCGCAGGTGCTGCCGGCGGTCATTGCGAGCATGTACGCCGTGTACCACGGACCGCAGGGCCTGAAGCGCATCGCGCAGCGTGTTGCCAGCTACACGGCGATCCTCGCCAAGGGCCTCGAACAACTGGGCTACGCGCCGCGCCTGCAGCACGGCGCCTTCGACACGATCTCGCTGCAGACCGGCGAGGAGACCAAGCAGCTCGTCGCGCGCGGGCATTCCCTGAAGGCCAACCTGCGCATCTCGTGGGAAGGCTTCATCAGCATCTCGCTGGACGAGACCACCACGCGCGCCGACCTCGAGCTGCTGTGGAAGATTTTCGCCAAGCCGAACCAGAAGCTGCCCGAAGTCGCGAAGTTCGAGAAAGGCGTCGATTCGCTGATCCCCGAGCAGCTGCGCCGCACCAGCGGCTTCCTTGCGCACCCGGTGTTCAACACGCACCACAGCGAGACGGGCATGCTGCGCTACATCCGGTCGCTGTCGGACAAGGACCTCGCGCTGGACCGCTCGATGATCCCGCTGGGCAGCTGCACGATGAAGCTCAATGCCACGAGCGAGATGATCCCGATCACCTGGCCCGAGTTCGCGCACGTGCACCCCTTCGCGCCGGCCGACCAGCTGCAAGGCTATGCCCAGCTCGATTCGCTGCTGCGCGAGTGGCTGTGCCAGGCCACGGGCTATGCGGGCATCAGCCTGCAGCCCAATGCCGGATCGCAAGGCGAATACGCGGGCCTGCTGGCGATCAAGGCCTTCCATGAATCGAAAGGCCAGGGCCACCGCAACGTGTGCCTGATCCCCTCCTCCGCGCACGGCACCAACCCGGCCAGCGCGCAGATGGTCGGCATGCACGTGGTCGTGACCGCGTGCGACGCCAACGGCAACGTCGACATGGCGGACCTGCGCGCCAAGTGCGAGCAGCACAAGGACGACCTGGCCTGCGTGATGATCACCTACCCCAGCACGCACGGCGTGTTCGAGATGCAGGTGAAGGAACTGTGCGAGATGGTGCACAAGCACGGCGGCCGCGTGTACGTCGATGGCGCGAACATGAACGCGCTGGTGGGCGTCGCGGCGCCGGGCGAATTCGGCGGCGACGTCAGCCACCTGAACCTGCACAAGACCTTCTGCATCCCGCACGGCGGCGGCGGGCCCGGCGTGGGCCCGGTGTGCGTCGTCGAGGACCTCGTGCCCTTCCTGCCCGGCCACGAAACGGGCGGCGTGAAGAGCCACGGCGTCGGCGCCGTGTCGGCCGCGCCGCTGGGCAATGCCGCGGTGCTTCCGATCAGCTGGATGTACTGCCGCATGATGGGCGCCGAGGGCCTGAAGCTGGCCACCGAGACCGCCATCCTCTCGGCCAACTACATCAGTGCGCGCCTGCGCGACCACTACCCCACGCTGTACGCCAGCGAAAACGGCCACGTGGCGCACGAGTGCATCCTGGACCTTCGCCCGCTCAAGGAGACGAGCGGCGTCACGGCCGAGGACGTCGCCAAGCGCCTGATCGACTACGGCTTCCACGCGCCCACGCTGTCGTTCCCCGTCGCGGGCACGCTGATGGTGGAGCCCACCGAAAGCGAAACGCTCGACGAGCTCGACCGCTTCATCGCCGCGATGATCGCCATCCGCGAGGAGATCCGGCGCGTGGAGCGCGGCGAATGGCCGCAGGGCGACAACCCGCTCAAGCACGCGCCGCACACCGCGGCCGCGCTGCTCAAGGGCGAGTGGAAGCACGCCTACCCGCGCGATGCGGGGGCCGCGGTGCTGGACGAGCGCCGCCATGCCAAGTACTGGCCGCCCATCGGCCGCGTGGACAACGTCTACGGCGACCGCAACCTGTTCTGCAGCTGCGTGCCGCTCGCGGCCTACGAAGACTAG
- the gcvH gene encoding glycine cleavage system protein GcvH, giving the protein MTVKYTKDHEWIQLEDHEAAVVGITLHAQDALGDVVFVDLPEVGRVYKMGEAAGVVESVKAAADVNMPIAGEVTEVNEELRSNPSLANSDPMGNGWFFKILIQDMAQFDELMDEPDYAKFVKNSQ; this is encoded by the coding sequence ATGACCGTCAAGTACACCAAGGATCACGAGTGGATCCAGCTCGAGGACCACGAAGCCGCGGTCGTCGGCATCACGCTGCACGCGCAGGACGCGCTGGGCGACGTGGTGTTCGTCGACCTGCCCGAAGTCGGGCGCGTCTACAAGATGGGCGAGGCGGCGGGCGTGGTCGAGTCGGTGAAAGCCGCGGCCGACGTCAACATGCCGATCGCCGGTGAAGTGACCGAAGTGAACGAGGAACTGCGCTCCAACCCGTCGCTGGCCAACAGCGACCCCATGGGCAACGGCTGGTTCTTCAAGATCCTGATCCAGGACATGGCGCAGTTCGACGAGCTCATGGACGAGCCCGACTACGCCAAGTTCGTCAAGAATTCGCAATAA
- the gcvT gene encoding glycine cleavage system aminomethyltransferase GcvT has protein sequence MESRLSAASPEEQLLKTPLHALHVELGARMVPFAGYSMPVQYPQGLMAEHTQTRESAGLFDVSHMGQLRLVGKDAAAAFESLMPVDVIGLAENKQRYGLLLTDEGTIIDDLMFVNRGDHLFAIVNGACKAGDIAHIQSRIGNRCEVIPMPERGLLALQGPKAVDALKRLVPGVEKLVFMTGGAFPWNGTDLYITRSGYTGEDGFEISVHESKADALARALLAQPEVKPIGLGARNSLRLEAGLCLYGNDIDTTTTPVEAQLNWAMQKVRRKGGDRAGGFPGADKVLGQLDGTAPVQRKRVGLVALERVPVRDHTELQDESGRRIGEVTSGLLGPTIDKPVAMGYVEASCAAPGTRVNALVRGKAVPMEVAPMPFVPNRYHRG, from the coding sequence ATGGAGAGCCGCTTGTCCGCAGCTAGCCCCGAAGAACAGCTCCTCAAGACGCCCCTGCATGCGCTGCATGTGGAACTCGGCGCGCGCATGGTCCCCTTTGCCGGCTACTCGATGCCGGTGCAATACCCCCAGGGCCTGATGGCCGAACACACGCAGACCCGCGAGTCGGCGGGCCTGTTCGACGTGTCGCACATGGGCCAGCTGCGGCTTGTGGGCAAGGATGCCGCCGCCGCCTTCGAATCGCTGATGCCGGTGGACGTGATCGGCCTGGCCGAGAACAAGCAGCGCTACGGCCTGCTCCTCACCGACGAGGGCACGATCATCGACGACCTGATGTTCGTCAACCGCGGCGACCACCTCTTCGCGATCGTCAACGGCGCCTGCAAAGCGGGCGACATCGCGCACATCCAGTCGCGCATCGGCAACCGCTGCGAGGTCATCCCCATGCCCGAGCGCGGCCTGCTCGCGCTGCAGGGGCCGAAGGCCGTGGATGCGCTCAAGCGCCTGGTGCCCGGCGTCGAGAAGCTCGTGTTCATGACGGGTGGCGCCTTCCCGTGGAACGGCACGGACCTGTACATCACCCGCAGCGGCTACACGGGCGAGGATGGCTTCGAAATCTCCGTGCACGAATCGAAGGCCGACGCGCTGGCCCGCGCCCTGCTCGCCCAGCCCGAGGTCAAGCCCATCGGCCTGGGCGCCCGCAACTCGCTGCGCCTGGAAGCGGGCCTGTGCCTGTACGGGAACGACATCGACACCACCACCACCCCGGTGGAAGCCCAGCTGAACTGGGCCATGCAGAAGGTTCGCCGCAAGGGCGGCGACCGCGCCGGCGGCTTCCCCGGGGCGGACAAGGTGCTCGGCCAGTTGGACGGCACCGCCCCGGTGCAACGCAAGCGGGTGGGGCTGGTGGCGCTGGAGCGCGTGCCCGTGCGGGACCACACCGAACTGCAGGACGAAAGCGGGCGGCGCATCGGCGAGGTGACCAGCGGACTGCTCGGTCCCACCATCGACAAGCCGGTTGCGATGGGCTACGTTGAAGCCTCGTGCGCGGCCCCGGGCACGCGCGTGAACGCCCTGGTGCGCGGCAAGGCCGTGCCGATGGAAGTTGCCCCCATGCCCTTCGTGCCGAACCGCTATCACCGCGGCTGA